In the genome of Mercurialis annua linkage group LG8, ddMerAnnu1.2, whole genome shotgun sequence, the window aaaaaatataaagttcagGACTAGATAAAACCaagtaaaagtttaaaaaccagATAAACTAAAAACATAAAGTTGAAAAACTTGAagatcaaataaaaattcagcGGACCAGATAAACTAAAAACTTGAAGTTCAGTTAAATTTTGTTCCTGCCCTCAATTTCCTCCAAATGAAAAGGAAACTTCTTTGAACCTTCCCTTAATGTAATTACAGTATCCAAATGCACTAGTTCCtatgtcttcttcttcatttgttTCCTTAAAGTCCAAgtccaacttttttaaaatggaaaattttacatttttaatagaAATGTCCTTTTCCTTTATTATTGTGTTGATGTGTTTTGGTTTTATATCTTTAAGTACATCATTAGTCAAACCCTGGCGCTGTCATCTCTATGGGGCTGTGCGTTAGTAGAACAAGTGAAACCCAGCTCAGTCATGGTATGTTTTTTCTCATTTATCTTtatttcctaaagtttgtattTTGTGTGTGTTTATTTCTCATCTAATTATCTTGATTTGTGTTAATACAAATGTTTGATCAATGAATTTAGCCATGAAATTGGGTGTATGAATTGCTAAATGTGTTTAATCAACTGAATATATAGTTTGCAGTTAAACATCTATTATGAAGAttctaaattttgattaatttagtgTTCCTTCTGTATGTTGTAAACTCATGATATAATCACCAACTGATCACAATTTTTGATTCACACATCAAATGTACGAGTTCACTTAACTATTATCATTAGGACTCTCGgaaatcgaaccaaaccgaataATTGAACTGccttaaatgttttaaatcttTGTTAGCTTAATTCGGTTTGGTTGGAACCGAATGCACATTCTTACTTATCATGTAATCACATATGTATTTGTGCGTATATATATGCAAATTGACATGTATAGATTGATTGTGTTGACAAAGATAGGAATGGCATCGCCAAGGTCTCATCTGCAACAGAGCCTTCAGATGGTGAGATACTACAATCAGCCAATCTGAAGAGCTTTTGCTTTGATGAACTAAAAAAAGCCACTAGTAACTTCAGTTCCAACGCGATTCTCGGTGAAGGTGGTTTTGGTTCTGTCTACAAAGGGTGGATAGAGGAGCATTCATTGAAAGCTGTTTCTGCTAGGCGAGTGACTGGTACAGCTATTGCTGTAAAGATGCTTGATCCAATGGGTATCCAAGGTCAACAAGAATGGTTGGTAAATATGTTTATCTGTTCTCGAGCATGCTCTTGTTGAAATTACATCAAACACTTGTTCGATAATCTCTTTTCGGTATTACATCAGTAGATATTACTTTGCTTTGGGCAGTTCTATCTCTTCCGCTTGGAGATTACTTTCTAGAAGGGTATGATTGacaattttattcataaaagaaGAGAGAGTatgattaacaatttttttgGTTCTTGGGAAATAGACAGAAATCAAATACCTGGGGCAATTTTATCATCCAAATCTTGTGAAATTGATTGGTTACTGCTTAGAGAATGACCATCGGCTTCTTGTCTATGAGTTTATGCCCAATGGAAGCTTGGAGAATCATATATTCATCGGTGAGTAATTGATATCTTCATTGTTGTTCTGTTTTAAACCTTAAGGTGCCATTATTTACTTTTGAAAATGTTAGGATCATTTTGTGCTGCAAAAAATATTGATGTCTTGACTGAGATAAGGCCTAAACATTAGAGTCTTTTTTGCCGCTTTTCCGTTGTTTTTCTGTTTTAAATCTTAAGGTGGCATTTTTCTTGTGGCATCAAATATGTAATATAGGAGCAGGGGAAACCGACATTAAAGCACTATCTTGGGATCGCCGAATAAAAGTTGCTCTTGGTGCTGCTAAGGGTCTAGCATTTCTTCATCATAAGGTTGATGCAATACATCGAGACTTTAAATCTTCTAGTATCCTGCTCGATGCAGTAAGTGAAATTGTTTAATTGCTGAATCTGGTTTTTGTAGAGTCTCATTGTTACTAAATCTATATTGCATTTGTTTCTCATTTTAAAACAACAGAATTATAACACCAAACTCTCTGGTTTCGGCTCGGGCAGAGATGGGCCAACAGGCACTAATAGCCATGTTTCCACGAGGGTCATGGGCAATGATTATTATGCAGCACCTGAATATACTAGTACAGGTATTTCTTTGGTTTGTTATATTTCTGTGTTCCACATATGGGCATTTTTTTGTCTTgtttaaagaatataaataaTCCAAGATTCCAAATTTTCTTTTACTGTGCGATTACAATCTGCTGGACAAATAACTTCTCGACTCCAATGTTTTGGAGTTTTGTCTCCGTTTTGCAAATGCTTTGGAGACTTCATAACTCTCGATAGTCTATATATAacttattcttgtaaaaaatgtCATTTCACTGTTTCCCGTTATGACTTTTTCCGTTTGAGGGTTTCTGTTTTCCATGATAGTTTCATACTCTCTCTATCTCACATACTCTATTTCCTTCTTACATAGGCCATCTTACTAAAAAGAGCGATGTATACAGGTTTGGGATCGTTCTCCTTGAAATAATCTCTGGCAGGCGAGGTATAGAGAGACAGGCCGCCGGGAGAACAAAATTTAGTTATTTGGGCAAGGAGCCTTAGTAGACGCAAGTTTTCCCAAGTTTTAGATCCTACCATTTTAGGTCAGCATGCAACAAGCAATGTGATAAAAGTTTCTCAACTTGCGTTGAAATGCGTTTCGCTGGACCTAAGGCTCAGGCCAGATATGGAAGAAGTTGTTGGAGTTTTGGAAGAAGCTCAGGACTTCCACAGTCGTAGTGAGAGAACAGAGGCTCTGAGCACTACAATTTAAGCAATAGTTCCAAATATGGCAAAAAACAAGACAAAAATTGAACATTCATCAACGCAGGCAACATGAGAAATAATCATAAGTgtctatttttgttttcttgttaGTGAAGCACCAGCACTTCTTGAAGGTCTATGTACAAGGAGGGGATACGCGGGGACGAAATAGACGACACTACGGGAGTGTTCAAGTGTTATTGGAGTTAATTTTAATACATTGAACttcttttgaactttttatgttatttatagaGAATTAATCATGAATATTATTTACGTAATacgtttatatattattttttgtgcGCGCGAGTGCGCGTGTTATATGATTTGCCGTGTTTTTGCAATATTTGTATctcgtttatttttttaatattgttcgCCATGTCTACTCATATAAGGACGTTAATATTCCGTCCAAATAAAGACTTCGAAATAGTAGTAGGAGGACAAAGACCTATTAAATAAAAGTGATATAGTAGACAGACTTAAGATGAATTTCATCTTAAATTGACCTAAAATGAATTAATGATGTTATAGCGTTAAAATGCTCAATAAAAGTTTACcgaattatttaatttcaattcaattaagatcaacaaatatcaaaaacagaTGCCCGAGTGAACCCTGACCCTGAGGTTCTAACTCTAGCACTCTCATGAGTCAtaattaggggtgagcattaaacggtcaaaaccgaataaccgaaccgaaccgaaccgaattaatcaaaccgaaatataatttgaaaatatggtTCGGTTACGgtccgaatttttaaaattttgactattcggttcggtttgcggtttttacaaaaaaataaccgtAATAACCGAACCCaccatatttaaaaattacgttgttttaaactttcatatactcacatttatatattaaacttgtttaattttatagttttataataaaaaaagataaatatagatttaatttaaagcacatgtactctctaggttaaattttttcattttttttatttattttttaaaaaactgtttttttttctttctaaaaaccatacaaaaaatattacggttttcgaccgaaccgaaccgaaccgaaccgtaatatttcggtttggttaatacggttttgatataatttggttaatacggttcggtgaccgaaatttttaaaaaaccgaacggttttgaatttttgggcggttcgatgaccgaaccgaccgttgCTCACCCCTAGTCATAATCATCCTCAAATTCTGAATCTGATCTACGAGTTGAACTCAATGCTCGCAACACTATCGCAAGCAATAGAGATGGCGCCTGAAAGCAGGAAAACATTGGGTAGAAGTTAGGTAGCGATGTATCAAAAGGGTCTTTAATTAGAGAACAATACATAAAAAATCATCTAAACTTGAGAAACGACttgataattttcttttataagaATTGTAATGaggaaagataaaaaaaaaaacaatttcaattgATCtctccgaaacaaatcaactcATTTACATGTATCGACATTTTCTTCAACAAAAGACTGAACCTTCCATCCAAAGAAACAATATATTAACACTTATATAACACGGGTGCCTCTATCCAAATTTTAGCCCTATAAACCCAGAATCATAACAAACAAAAATTCAACAAAAGATTGAAACTCCAATTTCATAGATGAAAATTGCCAAAACAGTATcgaaattgaacttttttcatttaattaatattcaaaaaaaaatttcatatatatcataaattctaaatattttacaattttttaaataatacataaatgCCATCtcctttacaaaataaaaaaaatatgaataaatatctaatttttaattaaaaaaaaactgaaccCGCTCCGGAGGGCTCGTCTTCCGAGGAAGACCAGCGAGCTAT includes:
- the LOC126660448 gene encoding probable serine/threonine-protein kinase PBL10, giving the protein MGLCVSRTSETQLSHDRNGIAKVSSATEPSDGEILQSANLKSFCFDELKKATSNFSSNAILGEGGFGSVYKGWIEEHSLKAVSARRVTGTAIAVKMLDPMGIQGQQEWLTEIKYLGQFYHPNLVKLIGYCLENDHRLLVYEFMPNGSLENHIFIGETDIKALSWDRRIKVALGAAKGLAFLHHKVDAIHRDFKSSSILLDANYNTKLSGFGSGRDGPTGTNSHVSTRVMGNDYYAAPEYTSTGLGSFSLK